The following coding sequences lie in one Acropora palmata chromosome 3, jaAcrPala1.3, whole genome shotgun sequence genomic window:
- the LOC141877960 gene encoding uncharacterized protein LOC141877960 isoform X2 produces the protein MTSKKKSSRFTEQMNAVLIDSYSKHQVVLKSKFTNHITNEKKKSIWENITLAVNAVNSGERKTVEQVKKRWEDITMQVKRKERTARHNEINRLKITGNGKLPDDQEESEVITIPVTQSLASSPERKVAQILGPEVFEGISGGLDTLDTSGWLDRQPQFSTSTASMVAGADGMASVDLDADVKQLDQPQNLKEMTSKSIKGRKRSLADAQIGYFEVCTSYYKLKMEKVCLEMKALQGHKEE, from the exons ATGAcatcaaagaagaaaagctCGCGGTTTACGGAGCAAATGAATGCGGTGCTCATTGATAGTTACTCCAAACACCAA GTTGTTTTGAAGTCCAAATTTACAAACCACAtcactaatgaaaaaaaaaaatctatttGGGAGAACATCACATTGGCAGTTAACGCTGTTAATAGTGGTGAAAGGAAAACAGTGGAGCAA gTGAAGAAACGCTGGGAAGATATAACGATGCAGGTGAAGAGAAAGGAGAGAACAGCCAGacataatgaaattaatagattgaaaataactggaaaTGGAAAGTTGCCGGATGATCAG GAAGAAAGTGAAGTGATAACCATACCAGTTACACAATCACTGGCATCATCACCTGAAAGGAAGGTTGCACAAATCCTTGGGCCAGAGGTGTTTGAAGGCATAAGTGGTGGCCTTGATACTCTCG ATACATCTGGATGGTTAGATAGACAACCACAGTTTTCTACCAGCACTGCAAGCATGGTAGCTGGTGCTGATGGCATGGCTTCAGTG GATTTGGATGCTGATGTTAAACAATTGGATCAGCCGCAG AACTTGAAAGAGATGAcatcaaaatcaattaaaGGTCGAAAGCGGAGTCTTGCTGATGCACAGATAGGG TATTTTGAGGTCTGCACCAGCTATTATAagttaaaaatggaaaaagtaTGTTTAGAGATGAAGGCTCTTCAGGGTCATAAAGAAG aATAG
- the LOC141877960 gene encoding uncharacterized protein LOC141877960 isoform X1, with product MIDFCEIRFVFKISLNPSLDQDQYAGLVMSCTLIQNYLRLEYPKKSNFLIQVVLKSKFTNHITNEKKKSIWENITLAVNAVNSGERKTVEQVKKRWEDITMQVKRKERTARHNEINRLKITGNGKLPDDQEESEVITIPVTQSLASSPERKVAQILGPEVFEGISGGLDTLDTSGWLDRQPQFSTSTASMVAGADGMASVDLDADVKQLDQPQNLKEMTSKSIKGRKRSLADAQIGYFEVCTSYYKLKMEKVCLEMKALQGHKEE from the exons ATGATTGATTTTTGTGAAATAAGGTTTGTGTTCAAGATTTCACTCAACCCAAGTTTAGATCAAGATCAATATGCTGGCCTTGTGATGAGCTGTACTTTAATCCAAAATTATTTACGATTAGAATATCCAAAAAAATCCAACTTTTTGATTCAG GTTGTTTTGAAGTCCAAATTTACAAACCACAtcactaatgaaaaaaaaaaatctatttGGGAGAACATCACATTGGCAGTTAACGCTGTTAATAGTGGTGAAAGGAAAACAGTGGAGCAA gTGAAGAAACGCTGGGAAGATATAACGATGCAGGTGAAGAGAAAGGAGAGAACAGCCAGacataatgaaattaatagattgaaaataactggaaaTGGAAAGTTGCCGGATGATCAG GAAGAAAGTGAAGTGATAACCATACCAGTTACACAATCACTGGCATCATCACCTGAAAGGAAGGTTGCACAAATCCTTGGGCCAGAGGTGTTTGAAGGCATAAGTGGTGGCCTTGATACTCTCG ATACATCTGGATGGTTAGATAGACAACCACAGTTTTCTACCAGCACTGCAAGCATGGTAGCTGGTGCTGATGGCATGGCTTCAGTG GATTTGGATGCTGATGTTAAACAATTGGATCAGCCGCAG AACTTGAAAGAGATGAcatcaaaatcaattaaaGGTCGAAAGCGGAGTCTTGCTGATGCACAGATAGGG TATTTTGAGGTCTGCACCAGCTATTATAagttaaaaatggaaaaagtaTGTTTAGAGATGAAGGCTCTTCAGGGTCATAAAGAAG aATAG
- the LOC141877960 gene encoding uncharacterized protein LOC141877960 isoform X3 yields MDWHVVLKSKFTNHITNEKKKSIWENITLAVNAVNSGERKTVEQVKKRWEDITMQVKRKERTARHNEINRLKITGNGKLPDDQEESEVITIPVTQSLASSPERKVAQILGPEVFEGISGGLDTLDTSGWLDRQPQFSTSTASMVAGADGMASVDLDADVKQLDQPQNLKEMTSKSIKGRKRSLADAQIGYFEVCTSYYKLKMEKVCLEMKALQGHKEE; encoded by the exons ATGGATTGGCAT GTTGTTTTGAAGTCCAAATTTACAAACCACAtcactaatgaaaaaaaaaaatctatttGGGAGAACATCACATTGGCAGTTAACGCTGTTAATAGTGGTGAAAGGAAAACAGTGGAGCAA gTGAAGAAACGCTGGGAAGATATAACGATGCAGGTGAAGAGAAAGGAGAGAACAGCCAGacataatgaaattaatagattgaaaataactggaaaTGGAAAGTTGCCGGATGATCAG GAAGAAAGTGAAGTGATAACCATACCAGTTACACAATCACTGGCATCATCACCTGAAAGGAAGGTTGCACAAATCCTTGGGCCAGAGGTGTTTGAAGGCATAAGTGGTGGCCTTGATACTCTCG ATACATCTGGATGGTTAGATAGACAACCACAGTTTTCTACCAGCACTGCAAGCATGGTAGCTGGTGCTGATGGCATGGCTTCAGTG GATTTGGATGCTGATGTTAAACAATTGGATCAGCCGCAG AACTTGAAAGAGATGAcatcaaaatcaattaaaGGTCGAAAGCGGAGTCTTGCTGATGCACAGATAGGG TATTTTGAGGTCTGCACCAGCTATTATAagttaaaaatggaaaaagtaTGTTTAGAGATGAAGGCTCTTCAGGGTCATAAAGAAG aATAG
- the LOC141877962 gene encoding uncharacterized protein LOC141877962, which yields MQQLKGENNRLKLEKCQLEKEKNDVQEEKDELVVQKNSLLKHLRAKEPRVHRLKTSAPSVEGWSEQNPANPTLSMSPKRDDNGLVNNIISKLQDSIFLPFVKAYSNLNNFPQPRNFDTLKIDQRVVTFHDEGIPLRGTVRYTGDVEDSSGQVHSFVGLELVGIILIVMDTPLIVFFSIKHNQQ from the exons ATGCAGCAACTGAAAGGTGAAAACAACAGATTGAAGCTTGAAAAGTGCCAGttggagaaagagaaaaatgatgTGCAAGAAGAAAAGGATGAACTTGTGGTTCAAAAAAATAGTTTGCTAAAACATTTGAGAGCAAAGGAACCTCGGGTGCATAGACTCAAAACATCAGCCCCGTCAGTGGAAGGTTGGAGCGAG cAAAATCCAGCCAATCCAACTCTTTCCATGTCACCAAAGAGAGATGACAATGGTCTAGTTAATAACATAATATCAAAACTGCAGGACTCAATTTTTCTACCTTTTGTCAAAGCATATAGTAACTTAAATAATTTCCCTCAGCCAAGAAATTTTGATACTCTTAAAATTGACCAAAGAGTTGTGACATTTCATGATGAAGGCATCCCTCTCAGAGGAACAGTACGTTATACTGGTGATGTAGAAGATTCAAGTGGACAGGTTCACAGTTTTGTGGGGTTGGAGCTGGTAGGTATTATCCTCATAGTCATGGACACCCCTctgattgtatttttttctattaaacATAATCAACAATAA
- the LOC141877892 gene encoding uncharacterized protein LOC141877892: MEARDGASYYSANSIPSDKVTMPRQQFRFQLPKKACRMLGYIFLMLLSCCSLVFYNRRLLQVLVFLFQQRLLTTEWFDWIKSVKNFVHSSSSLRSHSPLSISVVHYGILVLSATFLRLLWVTKMTDKRRNYPDWSHYLKNELPVGISWALDIVCSIWSFILNITVLSLYMNTMTTSTSVVFILMFAIAFGLEQWVSCSSSGFGSCLA; this comes from the exons ATGGAAGCCCGAGACGGCGCTTCGTACTACAGTGCAAACAGCATTCCGag TGACAAAGTAACTATGCCCAGACAGCAGTTCAGATTCCAGCTGCCCAAAAAGGCATGCAGAATGCTTGGATATATTTTCCTTATGCTCTTGAGTTGTTGCAGTTTGGTGTTTTATAACAGACGTCTTTTGCAG GTACTAGTTTTCCTCTTTCAGCAAAGACTATTAACAACTGAGTGGTTTGATTGGATCAAATCTGTGAAGAATTTTGtgcattcttcttcttctttg aGATCTCACTCCCCCTTGAGTATTTCTGTTGTACATTATGGAATACTGGTCCTTTCAGCAACATTCCTGAGACTTCTTTGGGTGACAAAGATGACTGACAAAAGGAGGAATTACCCTGATTGGTctcattatttaaaaaatgagtTACCAGTGG gaatttccTGGGCTTTGGATATTGTGTGTTCCATCTGGAGCTTTATATTGAACATCACAGTTCTGTCCCTGTACAT GAACACAATGACCACATCCACAAGTGTGGTTTTTATCCTAATGTTTGCAATAGCATTTGGTTTGGAGCAATGGGTGAGTTGTTCCTCGTCTGGTTTTGGCAGTTGCCTCGCATGA
- the LOC141877956 gene encoding uncharacterized protein LOC141877956 — MQVNHSQRMNETPLKPWVAATNEGTVVTAHCNCMAGLGGACSYVGAILFAVEAGVRIKRSTTCTSVPCKWLMPTPVIAVSYQELRDIDFTSSKTKKRKLDSKISGLSSDTSKQNSSPAQSDAAKNVFVPSQTDIKKFFESLNASKTHPAILSLIPPYNMKYCPKADSTELPKPLTRLYDSELCKLDFEDLLEKSNRVFEAMNISIEQAKAIEEATRNQSKSSLWFDMRAGRITASKFHQACHTDPASPSISLIKDVCYGSKFSSKATAWGNTHEKHALDRYRQVMQDEHKDFGIKDSGFVINPEHPHLGASPDAISYCSCHGTGCVEIKCPYKAQDSTITEAVGFLEKTANGCLQLDRKHLYYAQVQLQLSSTKLDFVDFVVWTPSDIFIERIDRDAVFISENLAKAKHIYIRAILPELLAKWYTSKNADDSISGRDSFLYCYCRVQFSETLELVCSNQSCLFRRFHMKCCGLSRKPYTQSWTCPDCRRLKKMPAVTRQQ; from the exons ATGCAGGTTAACCACTCTCAGCGAATGAATGAGACACCTTTAAAGCCTTGGGTTGCAGCTACAAATGAAGGCACAGTCGTAACAGCGCATTGTAACTGTATGGCAGGACTAGGAGGAGCTTGCTCTTATGTTGGAGCAATTCTTTTCGCTGTAGAAGCTGGTGTTAGGATAAAGCGTTCTACGACATGCACGTCGGTTCCATGCAAGTGGTTAATGCCAACTCCTGTGATCGCTGTTTCTTATCAGGAGCTTAGAGACATCGATTTTACTTCGTCCAAgactaagaaaagaaaattggactCGAAGATATCTGGTCTCTCTTCTGATACCTCCAAACAGAACTCCAGCCCGGCACAATCTGATGCTGCCAAGAATGTCTTTGTGCCGTCACAAACTGATATCAAGAAGTTCTTTGAGTCCCTGAATGCCTCAAAGACTCATCCTGCAATCTTGTCCCTTATTCCTCCATACAACATGAAGTACTGTCCAAAAGCAGACAGCACAGAACTGCCAAAGCCACTTACTAGGCTGTATGACAGTGAGCTTTGCAAACTTGATTTTGAAGATCTGCTAGAGAAGTCAAACCGAGTTTTTGAGGCCATGAACATTTCAATCGAACAAGCAAAGGCCATCGAGGAGGCTACAAGGAACCAGAGTAAGTCCTCTCTCTGGTTTGACATGAGGGCTGGGAGGATCACAGCAAGCAAGTTTCACCAAGCTTGTCACACAGACCCTGCATCACCATCAATTAGCCTCATAAAGGATGTTTGCTATGGCTCAAAATTCTCATCCAAGGCAACTGCCTGGGGGAACACACATGAGAAACATGCTCTAGACAGATACAGACAG gTCATGCAAGATGAACACAAGGATTTCGGGATCAAGGACTCCGGTTTTGTGATTAACCCTGAACACCCACATCTTGGTGCTAGTCCTGATGCCATATCCTACTGCAGTTGCCATGGTACTGGGTGTGTGGAAATCAAGTGTCCCTACAAAGCACAAGACTCCACTATTACAGAAGCAGTAGGGTTCCTGGAAAAGACCGCAAATGGATGCTTACAGCTAGATAGAAAGCATCTTTATTATGCTCAAGTTCAGCTACAGCTTTCTTCTACAAAACTAgactttgttgattttgttgtatGGACTCCATCAGACATTTTTATTGAGCGTATTGATAGAGATGCAGTTTTCATTAGTGAAAATCTTGCTAAAGCAAAGCACATTTATATTAGGGCCATACTACCAGAGCTGTTGGCAAAATGGTACACAAGCAAAAATGCTGATGATAGTATTTCAGGCAGAGATAGTTTTTTATATTGTTATTGTAGAGTTCAATTTTCTGAGACTTTAGAGTTGGTTTGCAGTAATCAGTCATGTTTATTTCGTAGATTTCACATGAAGTGCTGTGGGCTGTCTAGAAAGCCATATACTCAATCATGGACATGCCCAGATTGTAGACGGTTGAAGAAGATGCCTGCAGTAACTCGTCAGCAGTAG
- the LOC141877899 gene encoding uncharacterized protein LOC141877899: MRLRLNLSVQDLGYRFGIHASTVSRVFQSCIQTMYSSMDFLVYWPEREQLKLTLPMSFRQKFSSCAVIIDCFEVFIDRPSDLLARAQTWSSYKHHNTAKYLIGITPQGTVSFISKGWGGRTSDKFITEHCAFLKNLLPGDLVLADRGFDIQDSCGLYCARLQIPSYTKGKPQLSPVEIETTRSIANVRIHVERVIGCVRQKYTILGHGIVPIDYLKSTDGAPCLLDKIAFVSCALTNCCKSVVSPD, encoded by the coding sequence ATGAGACTTCGCCTGAACTTGTCGGTGCAGGATCTTGGATACAGATTTGGTATCCATGCCTCTACAGTATCCAGAGTGTTCCAGAGTTGCATCCAAACTATGTACTCAAGTAtggattttcttgtttattggCCTGAGAGGGAGCAACTGAAATTGACTTTGCCTATGAGTTTTAGGCAAAAGTTTTCATCATGTGCTGTAATTATTGACTGCTTTGAAGTTTTCATTGACCGCCCTTCAGATCTTTTAGCCCGTGCACAAACCTGGTCGTCATATAAGCATCATAATAcagcaaaatatttgattggAATAACACCACAAGGGACTGTCTCATTCATTTCCAAGGGATGGGGAGGGCGAACATCTGACAAGTTTATCACCGAACATTgtgcttttttgaaaaacttgctTCCAGGAGATCTTGTGTTAGCAGATAGGGGGTTTGACATCCAAGACAGCTGTGGCCTTTACTGTGCAAGGCTCCAGATTCCTAGCTATACCAAGGGTAAACCTCAGCTCTCTCCAGTGGAAATAGAAACAACCAGGTCAATTGCTAATGTCCGGATACATGTTGAGAGAGTGATAGGTTGTGTGCGTCAGAAGTATACTATACTTGGTCATGGAATAGTTCCGATTGACTATCTTAAATCTACTGATGGTGCCCCTTGCTTACTTGACAAGATTGCTTTTGTCTCTTGTGCTTTGACCAATTGCTGCAAATCTGTTGTCTCTCCAGATTAG
- the LOC141877961 gene encoding uncharacterized protein LOC141877961, which produces MVRFCCVYGCSNRSGRDKDVRFFNVPSVISHQGEKTKELSVRRRNLWLANINRDAVTKGEIKTPEVCSRHFHEGEPAKLYNESHPDWAPTIDMAHNSSTIKQTSKPSSLKRHKRWEDRSARRRRLCLEEIEVDCNDNQENTNPALVPQNEPEMAELYRIFEETETEVPEVNVTTASTGTQTELSLIDIEILENCATSKPIEESISRESFEKDADKLKFYTGLPAITVFMAVLNLISPGLVLRSNLTKFQ; this is translated from the exons ATGGTCAGgttttgctgtgtttatgGCTGTTCAAATCGCTCAGGGAGAGACAAAGATGTccgtttttttaatgttccgTCAGTAATATCTCACCAGGgagaaaaaactaaagaatTATCGGTGCGAAGACGAAATTTATGGCTTGCAAACATCAACCGCGATGCAGTGACGAAAGGCGAAATCAAAACTCCAGAGGTCTGCTCACGTCACTTTCATGAAG GAGAACCCGCCAAACTCTATAACGAATCTCATCCTGACTGGGCACCTACGATAGACATGGCACATAATTCAAGCACCATCAAGCAGACTTCCAAACCCTCTTCTCTAAAAAGGCATAAGCGTTGGGAGGATAGATCGGCAAGGCGTAGGCGATTGTGTTTAGAAGAGATTGAAGTCGATTGCAACGATAATCAGGAAAATACGAATCCTGCTTTGGTCCCCCAAAACGAACCTGAAATGGCAGAACTTTATCGTATTTTCGAAGAAACAGAGACTGAGGTGCCAGAGGTCAATGTTACGACAGCTTCAACAGGAACACAAACTGAGCTATCATTAATTGATATTGAAATTCTGGAGAATTGTGCAACCTCCAAACCGATAGAAGAGTCAATAAGTcgtgaaagttttgaaaaagatgCAGACAAACTGAAGTTCTACACTGGCCTCCCAGCAATTACAGTTTTCATGGCAGTGCTTAATCTTATTAGCCCAGGACTAGTGCTTCGCAGCAACCTAACAAAATTCCAGTAG